Proteins from a genomic interval of Chloroflexota bacterium:
- a CDS encoding FHA domain-containing protein, whose protein sequence is MFELTAEAIILLLRLALIGLLYLFVALVVVAAGRELRRAALAAPDARVRGPGARLVVVDPGDTSLIPGETLSLRPVTRLGRAEGNTIVLDGTYISADHAAIIQRDGSWWLADRGSTNGTALNDRPVNGEVGLTPGDVIGIGDVRLRIVR, encoded by the coding sequence ATGTTCGAGCTGACCGCCGAGGCGATCATCCTCCTGCTGCGGCTCGCGCTGATCGGGCTGCTGTACCTGTTCGTGGCGCTCGTGGTCGTGGCGGCAGGGCGGGAGCTGCGGCGAGCGGCCCTGGCGGCCCCGGACGCGCGCGTCCGGGGCCCGGGCGCGCGCCTGGTCGTCGTCGATCCCGGCGACACCAGCCTGATCCCGGGCGAGACGCTGTCGCTGCGGCCGGTCACGCGTCTCGGGCGGGCAGAGGGCAACACCATCGTGTTGGACGGGACCTACATCTCGGCCGACCATGCCGCCATCATCCAGCGCGACGGTTCCTGGTGGCTCGCGGACCGTGGCAGCACGAACGGTACGGCGCTGAACGACCGGCCGGTCAACGGCGAGGTCGGGCTGACGCCGGGCGACGTGATCGGCATCGGCGACGTGCGCCTGCGGATCGTGCGATGA
- a CDS encoding DEAD/DEAH box helicase family protein: MIDLPLVSLDLEILDTDAGSEIIEVGAVKFRGAETLDTFSALVRPKGALTFKVGNLTGLTARDLANGESLRPVLERLSRFIGGATIVGQSIGIDLENLKKAGLDLANRRFDTFELAVLLRPGLKAYDLGSIARDLGVGGDIPHRALADAELARAVFNALVEKVGEHSLETLSQVVRLATTLDWPLKTVFELVHQQRVRRMIESRQVETFGGGPLDDLKPPAASEPVEPDGRFVALNPKSLASSMAPGGEVARSLRGYEDRPAQRRMLQAVATALNDGDTLLVEAGTGTGKSLAYLLPALRFAVENGMRVVVSTNTINLQDQLLDKDVPDLLHATGLPARVSVLKGRGNYLCLRRWLTLFKTDDLSPGERMLLIRTLIWLTRTTSGDRAELRLTPEEDEAWSKVAAAAEVCSPLRCPYHREGTCFVARARRAADSAHVVIVNHSLLLSDVVTGNQVLPEYRHLIVDEAHHLEDEATAQLSRRVTAREVARRLGELADAVTSEGPGLLNEATGALVHATPDDAKKEEHWRRLDRGRQQVVRVRSGMDRLFGMLSTFTREQNRRGEGGPATVRLTRALRSHPLWSEIDILWGEVGRDMLDLQKTVAELIAGLDALSSRDEVQDTTLGELTAQGTAWEETRLHFTKVIAESSDNVIAWLTFGQTDELGVNAAPLDIGPTIREQLVGPLAAAVLTSATLTSEGNFRYVKDRLSLQDAEELTVGSPFNYATSTLVYLPTNAPEPNQQGYQRAVEQIVLAAATELKGRTMVLFTSHSQLRATYMGLRDALDARKIILLGQRVDGSSRARLLETFKSGRPCVLLGTSSFWEGVDVVGEALSCLIIARLPFAPPTDPIVEARSEQFDDPFNQYSLPQAILKFRQGFGRLIRSKTDRGIMIVLDSRLRTRRYGRSFLDSLPSCEMRVGPSNDAGRVAGAWMRGERDHLGMAISLRR, translated from the coding sequence GTGATCGATCTGCCGCTGGTCTCGCTCGACCTGGAAATCCTCGATACCGACGCCGGCTCCGAGATCATCGAAGTCGGCGCCGTCAAGTTTCGCGGTGCGGAGACGCTGGACACGTTCAGCGCCCTGGTCCGACCGAAGGGTGCGCTGACCTTCAAGGTCGGCAACCTGACCGGACTGACCGCCCGCGACCTCGCCAACGGCGAGTCGTTGCGGCCGGTGCTGGAGCGGCTGTCGCGCTTCATCGGCGGCGCGACCATCGTCGGGCAGTCCATCGGGATCGACCTTGAGAACCTGAAAAAGGCCGGCCTCGATCTGGCGAACCGCCGTTTCGACACGTTCGAGCTGGCCGTGCTGCTGCGGCCCGGCCTCAAAGCCTACGACCTCGGCTCGATTGCCCGCGACCTGGGCGTCGGCGGCGACATCCCGCACCGCGCGCTCGCGGACGCCGAGCTTGCCCGCGCCGTCTTCAACGCCCTGGTCGAGAAGGTCGGCGAGCACTCGCTGGAGACGCTGAGCCAGGTCGTGCGGCTCGCGACGACGCTGGACTGGCCGCTCAAGACCGTCTTCGAGCTGGTGCATCAGCAGCGGGTACGCCGGATGATCGAGAGCCGGCAGGTCGAGACGTTCGGGGGTGGGCCGCTGGACGATCTCAAGCCGCCGGCCGCCAGTGAGCCTGTCGAGCCGGACGGGCGCTTCGTCGCGCTCAACCCGAAGTCGCTGGCCTCGTCGATGGCCCCCGGCGGCGAGGTCGCCCGCTCGCTGCGTGGCTACGAGGACCGGCCGGCCCAGCGCCGGATGCTCCAGGCCGTCGCCACGGCCCTCAACGACGGCGACACGCTGCTGGTCGAGGCCGGCACCGGCACGGGCAAGTCGCTGGCCTACTTGCTGCCAGCGCTGCGGTTCGCGGTCGAGAACGGCATGCGGGTCGTCGTGTCCACCAACACGATCAATTTGCAGGATCAGCTGCTCGACAAGGACGTGCCCGACCTGCTCCATGCGACCGGGCTGCCGGCCCGGGTCTCGGTGCTGAAGGGCCGCGGCAACTACCTCTGCCTCCGGCGCTGGCTCACCCTCTTCAAGACCGACGACCTCAGCCCCGGCGAGCGGATGCTGCTGATCCGCACGCTGATCTGGCTGACACGGACGACCTCTGGCGACCGCGCCGAACTGCGCCTGACGCCTGAGGAGGACGAGGCCTGGAGCAAGGTCGCCGCCGCCGCCGAGGTCTGCTCGCCCCTGCGGTGCCCCTACCACCGCGAGGGCACCTGCTTCGTGGCGCGCGCCCGTCGGGCCGCCGACAGCGCTCACGTCGTCATCGTGAACCACTCGCTGCTGCTCTCGGATGTGGTCACGGGCAACCAGGTGCTCCCCGAGTACAGGCACCTGATCGTGGACGAGGCCCACCACCTGGAGGACGAGGCGACGGCGCAGCTGAGCCGGCGCGTCACCGCGCGCGAGGTGGCCCGGCGGCTGGGCGAGCTGGCAGACGCCGTCACGAGCGAAGGGCCGGGCCTGCTCAACGAGGCGACCGGCGCACTGGTCCACGCGACGCCGGACGACGCCAAGAAGGAAGAGCACTGGCGCCGGCTGGACCGAGGCCGGCAGCAGGTGGTCCGGGTGCGGTCGGGCATGGACCGGCTGTTCGGGATGCTGTCCACCTTCACCCGCGAGCAGAATCGGCGTGGCGAGGGCGGCCCGGCCACGGTCAGGCTGACGCGCGCCCTGCGCTCGCACCCACTCTGGTCGGAGATCGACATCCTGTGGGGGGAAGTCGGGCGGGACATGCTCGACCTCCAGAAGACGGTCGCCGAGCTGATCGCGGGCCTCGACGCCCTCTCCTCGCGCGACGAGGTGCAGGACACCACCCTTGGAGAGCTGACGGCGCAGGGGACGGCTTGGGAGGAGACCCGCCTCCACTTCACGAAGGTCATCGCCGAGTCGAGCGACAACGTCATCGCGTGGCTCACCTTCGGCCAGACCGACGAGCTTGGCGTGAACGCCGCCCCGCTCGACATCGGCCCGACGATCCGCGAACAACTGGTCGGCCCGCTGGCCGCCGCCGTGCTGACCTCGGCCACGCTGACCAGCGAGGGCAACTTCCGCTACGTGAAGGATCGGCTGTCGCTCCAGGACGCCGAGGAGCTGACGGTCGGCTCGCCGTTCAACTACGCCACCTCAACGCTGGTCTACCTGCCCACCAATGCGCCGGAGCCGAACCAGCAGGGCTACCAACGGGCGGTTGAGCAGATCGTCCTCGCCGCGGCCACCGAGCTGAAGGGCCGCACGATGGTCCTGTTCACGTCACACAGTCAGTTGCGCGCGACCTACATGGGCCTGCGCGATGCGCTCGACGCCCGCAAGATCATCCTGCTCGGGCAGCGGGTCGATGGCAGCTCGCGGGCGCGCCTGCTGGAGACATTCAAGAGCGGGCGTCCGTGCGTGCTCCTTGGCACCAGCAGCTTCTGGGAGGGCGTGGACGTCGTCGGCGAGGCATTGAGCTGCCTGATCATCGCGCGGCTGCCGTTCGCGCCGCCCACCGATCCGATTGTCGAGGCGCGCAGCGAGCAGTTCGACGATCCGTTCAACCAGTACTCGCTGCCCCAGGCGATCCTGAAATTCCGCCAGGGTTTCGGCCGCCTGATCCGCAGCAAGACGGATCGTGGCATCATGATCGTGCTGGACAGCCGCCTGCGGACCCGCCGGTATGGCCGATCCTTCCTTGATTCCCTACCGTCATGCGAGATGCGCGTTGGCCCATCCAACGACGCCGGCCGAGTGGCTGGCGCCTGGATGCGTGGCGAGCGTGACCACCTCGGCATGGCGATCTCGTTGAGGAGATGA
- a CDS encoding penicillin-binding protein 2, with amino-acid sequence MQRSLERLQLVLLSGFVLIALALGYWQFFRQDDVLARATNPRIAEEARRVVRGKILDRTGKVLAENLPDEDGGNHRTYPVGGMAAVVGYHSGQFGNSGIEAKYDEYLSGTRSADPFERLRDTLYHRPTVGSDVTLTVDARIQQAANDALAGRPGAVVVLDPKTGAVLALASAPTFEPGALDEQWQALLDDPTRPLVNRAVGASYTPGSTFKLVTAAAALDLRLVDPRQKFRCVDPIKIDSLTVDCRNHAHLANVDFREAFAWSCNRTFALTALELGTPKLQLADGLKAPFPWQDALGASANRLEEYARRFMIGRPIPFEIGVEGGQLKGGNAWYPSLLAQTGFGQGEIATTPLHMALVAAAVANGGNVPAPYLTTEITSPSGAVSTQNRGGGVLGRAFEASTAQTLNEMMVLSVDTAYAKPAAIANVKVGGKTGSAEAGPDGSLTHSWFVGYAPADDPRVAIAVIMEHRGSGTDFATPAARSILQRALDVYKR; translated from the coding sequence ATGCAGCGTAGTCTGGAACGCCTGCAACTGGTGCTGCTGAGCGGCTTCGTGCTGATCGCGCTCGCGCTCGGCTACTGGCAGTTCTTCCGTCAGGACGACGTCCTGGCTCGCGCCACCAATCCACGCATCGCCGAGGAAGCCCGGCGCGTCGTGCGCGGGAAGATCCTCGACCGCACGGGCAAGGTGCTGGCGGAGAACCTGCCGGACGAGGACGGCGGCAACCACCGTACGTATCCGGTCGGTGGGATGGCCGCCGTCGTGGGCTATCACAGCGGGCAGTTCGGGAATAGCGGCATCGAGGCGAAGTACGACGAGTACCTGAGCGGCACGCGCTCGGCGGACCCGTTCGAGCGGCTGCGGGACACCCTGTATCACCGCCCCACCGTCGGCTCGGACGTGACGCTGACGGTCGATGCCCGCATCCAGCAGGCGGCGAACGATGCCCTGGCCGGCCGACCTGGGGCGGTGGTGGTGCTCGATCCGAAGACGGGCGCGGTGCTGGCGCTGGCCAGCGCGCCGACGTTCGAGCCCGGCGCACTGGACGAGCAGTGGCAGGCCCTGCTGGACGATCCAACCCGGCCGCTCGTCAACCGGGCGGTCGGCGCGTCGTACACGCCCGGCTCGACGTTCAAGCTGGTGACCGCCGCCGCCGCCCTCGATCTGCGGCTGGTCGATCCACGCCAGAAGTTCCGCTGCGTCGATCCGATCAAGATCGACAGCCTCACGGTCGACTGCCGGAATCACGCCCACCTTGCGAACGTCGATTTCCGCGAGGCGTTCGCGTGGTCGTGCAATCGGACGTTCGCGTTGACGGCGCTGGAGCTGGGCACGCCGAAGCTGCAGCTTGCCGACGGCTTGAAAGCGCCCTTCCCCTGGCAGGACGCCCTGGGCGCAAGCGCCAACCGCCTCGAAGAGTACGCACGGCGCTTCATGATCGGCCGCCCGATCCCGTTTGAGATCGGGGTCGAGGGCGGACAGCTCAAGGGCGGCAACGCCTGGTATCCGTCGTTGCTGGCCCAGACTGGCTTCGGGCAGGGGGAGATCGCCACGACGCCCCTGCACATGGCGCTGGTCGCGGCGGCCGTCGCGAACGGCGGCAACGTGCCGGCCCCGTACCTGACCACCGAGATCACCTCTCCGAGCGGGGCGGTCAGCACCCAGAATCGTGGGGGCGGCGTCCTGGGTCGGGCCTTTGAGGCCAGCACGGCCCAGACGCTGAACGAGATGATGGTGTTGAGCGTCGACACGGCCTACGCGAAGCCGGCCGCCATCGCCAACGTCAAGGTGGGTGGCAAGACGGGGTCCGCCGAAGCCGGTCCGGACGGCAGCCTGACCCATTCGTGGTTCGTCGGGTACGCCCCGGCCGACGATCCGCGCGTCGCCATCGCGGTCATCATGGAGCATCGCGGCTCGGGCACCGACTTCGCGACGCCAGCGGCCCGCTCGATCTTGCAGCGCGCGCTGGACGTCTACAAGCGCTAG
- a CDS encoding FtsW/RodA/SpoVE family cell cycle protein, which translates to MMTLGAQPRQARPRWLELMLLVLPVLLLATGLTTISLARGEAPGQREQAIVAALATALFVSHLWLSLRHPHADEVILPTGAMLAALSMVMVARLEPDLATRQAMWVGVGSVAMLGTLTILPSVGWLRRYRYTWAVLGILLVLSTFVFGIDPNGSGARLWLGVGGVYFQPSEILKVLLVIFFAAYLDDYRELLALSNVRVGPFRLPPLPYLAPLLLMLALALGIIVLQRDLGAALLLFGLFLSMLYVASGRAVYVVGGLVLFAGGASLLYRLFSVVKIRVETWLDPWATADTTGYQLVQGLTALSAGGLFGSGLTYGYPRYVPAVHTDFMIAAIGEEIGLAGTLVVVALYVVLIHRGLRVAMLARDSFGALVAAGLTSVVGIQALVILGGTLKLIPLTGVTLPLLSYGGSSVLANFVLLGLLLAVSGEPRRSADAA; encoded by the coding sequence ATGATGACGCTCGGCGCGCAACCGCGGCAGGCTCGCCCGCGCTGGCTGGAGCTGATGCTGCTGGTCTTGCCGGTCCTGTTGCTGGCCACCGGCCTCACCACCATCTCGCTGGCGCGCGGCGAGGCGCCCGGCCAGCGCGAGCAGGCGATCGTCGCAGCGCTGGCGACGGCCCTGTTCGTGTCGCACCTCTGGCTGTCGCTGCGCCACCCGCACGCCGACGAGGTCATCCTGCCCACGGGAGCGATGCTGGCGGCCCTCAGCATGGTGATGGTGGCCCGCCTCGAACCGGACCTTGCCACCCGCCAGGCGATGTGGGTCGGCGTCGGCTCCGTCGCCATGCTCGGCACGCTGACCATTCTGCCGAGCGTCGGCTGGCTGCGCCGGTACCGGTACACCTGGGCTGTGCTGGGCATCCTGCTGGTGCTCTCGACGTTCGTCTTCGGCATCGACCCGAACGGCAGCGGTGCGCGTCTCTGGCTCGGTGTCGGCGGCGTCTACTTCCAGCCCTCCGAGATCCTCAAGGTGCTGCTGGTCATCTTCTTCGCCGCCTACCTGGACGACTACCGCGAGCTGCTCGCGCTCTCGAACGTGCGGGTCGGCCCGTTCCGGCTCCCGCCACTGCCGTACCTCGCGCCGCTGCTGCTGATGCTGGCGCTGGCCCTGGGCATCATCGTCCTCCAGCGCGATCTCGGGGCGGCGCTGCTGCTGTTTGGCCTGTTCTTGAGCATGCTGTACGTCGCCAGCGGCAGAGCCGTCTACGTCGTCGGCGGGCTGGTGCTCTTCGCCGGCGGCGCGAGCCTGCTGTACCGGCTGTTCAGCGTGGTCAAGATCCGCGTGGAGACCTGGCTCGATCCGTGGGCCACGGCTGATACCACGGGCTACCAACTGGTGCAGGGGCTGACGGCGCTCTCAGCCGGCGGGCTGTTCGGATCGGGGCTGACCTACGGCTACCCGCGCTACGTCCCGGCCGTCCACACCGACTTCATGATCGCGGCCATCGGAGAAGAGATCGGGCTGGCCGGCACACTGGTCGTCGTGGCGCTGTACGTGGTGCTGATCCATCGCGGACTGCGGGTCGCGATGCTGGCCCGCGACTCGTTCGGGGCGCTGGTGGCAGCCGGGTTGACCTCAGTGGTTGGCATCCAGGCGCTGGTGATCCTGGGCGGCACGCTCAAGCTGATCCCGCTGACGGGCGTGACGCTGCCGCTGTTGAGCTACGGCGGCAGCTCGGTGCTCGCCAACTTCGTGCTGCTCGGGCTGCTGCTGGCGGTGTCCGGCGAGCCTCGGAGGTCCGCGGATGCAGCGTAG
- the alr gene encoding alanine racemase yields the protein MTMIETRAVQPGHERPSWLEVDLDAIAENVRQVARLIGPDTRVCAVVKADAYGLGAVEVARAALAAGADRVAVARVDEAIQLRLAGIRAPILLIAGYVPAETASIVQYRVTPTVVSAQQALLLARTADEQDRVVQVHVKVDTGLTRFGANPAQVPALVRLLRSLPSLRLEGLYSHFAAADDEDRAFTEEQLHRLYAVVEAVERSEGDGWRPPIVHAANSAAALREPTAWLHMVRVGIALSGHFPSEHVTRSVCLKPAVALRSRVLAVREIAAGTSVGYSRTFVADRPMRVGLVPAGYADGVPRTHSNRGFAVVCGQRVPLVGRVSMDQCVVDLSNVPHAQGGNLVTLIGSDTGATVTLDEYASWSDTIVHEALCRIGPRVPRRYLAGNLSWWSTVSEALVGVRV from the coding sequence ATGACGATGATCGAGACCCGGGCCGTTCAGCCCGGCCACGAGCGCCCCAGCTGGCTGGAAGTGGATCTCGACGCCATTGCCGAGAACGTTCGGCAGGTCGCCCGTCTGATTGGCCCGGACACCCGGGTCTGTGCCGTCGTCAAGGCGGATGCCTACGGCCTGGGGGCTGTCGAGGTGGCCCGCGCGGCCCTGGCGGCCGGCGCGGACCGCGTGGCCGTCGCCCGGGTGGACGAAGCGATTCAGCTTCGGCTGGCCGGCATCCGTGCGCCGATCCTGCTGATCGCCGGGTACGTGCCTGCCGAGACCGCATCCATCGTGCAGTATCGGGTGACGCCGACCGTGGTCAGTGCCCAGCAGGCGCTCTTGTTGGCACGGACCGCCGACGAGCAGGATCGGGTTGTCCAGGTCCATGTGAAGGTCGATACCGGCCTGACGCGCTTCGGAGCGAACCCGGCCCAGGTGCCGGCGCTCGTCAGGCTGCTGCGAAGCCTGCCCTCGCTGCGTCTGGAGGGGCTGTACAGCCACTTTGCCGCCGCCGACGACGAGGATCGGGCCTTCACCGAGGAGCAGTTGCATCGGCTGTACGCCGTGGTGGAGGCGGTCGAGCGCTCCGAGGGCGACGGCTGGCGACCTCCCATCGTCCACGCGGCCAACAGCGCCGCCGCCCTCCGCGAGCCGACCGCCTGGCTGCACATGGTGCGGGTCGGCATCGCGCTCTCCGGCCACTTCCCATCGGAGCACGTGACGCGCTCGGTCTGCCTGAAGCCGGCCGTCGCGCTGCGATCTCGCGTGCTGGCCGTCCGCGAGATCGCAGCGGGCACCTCAGTCGGCTACAGCCGCACCTTCGTGGCCGACCGCCCCATGCGTGTCGGGTTGGTGCCGGCCGGCTACGCCGATGGCGTCCCTCGCACGCACTCCAACCGCGGTTTCGCGGTGGTGTGCGGTCAGCGCGTGCCCCTGGTCGGTCGCGTCTCAATGGATCAGTGCGTCGTCGACCTGTCGAATGTGCCCCATGCTCAGGGCGGCAACCTCGTGACGCTGATCGGTTCTGACACTGGCGCCACGGTCACGCTGGACGAGTACGCATCCTGGTCGGACACCATCGTGCATGAGGCGCTGTGTCGGATCGGGCCGCGCGTTCCGCGCCGCTACCTTGCCGGCAACCTCTCCTGGTGGAGTACCGTGTCCGAGGCGCTGGTCGGCGTCCGGGTGTGA
- a CDS encoding beta-lactamase family protein, with amino-acid sequence MAVRTVMDDVLGQAVDAGQVPGVVALAADEHGETYAGAFGSREAGGDVAMSLDTVFAIASMTKAITSVAAMQQVERGTLELDAPISAVLPQLSNPLILTGFDGAGVPRLRPATRQITLRHLLTHTSGFTYENWNADLARYTAYAGLPQMIACRDEALAKPLVFEPGERWEYSIGIDWAGKAVEAVSGQRLEEYFAENIFGPLGMTDTNFILRPDQRERRVSMHRRTGDTSFEVFAFEIPQQPALYMGGGGLYSVGRDYLTFLRMLMHGGSLNGAQVLKPETVAEINRNQIGELRVRPMISANPRASNDAEFFPGLPKTWGLAYLRNEEPTPTGRSAGSLAWAGISNTYYWLDPTTRVAGVLLTQIQPFADPLVLELFGRFERAVYGLEA; translated from the coding sequence ATGGCAGTCAGGACCGTGATGGACGACGTGCTCGGACAGGCCGTCGATGCGGGGCAGGTGCCAGGCGTCGTGGCCCTGGCGGCCGATGAGCACGGTGAGACCTACGCCGGGGCATTCGGCAGCCGCGAGGCCGGCGGCGACGTGGCGATGAGCCTGGACACCGTCTTCGCGATCGCCTCGATGACGAAGGCGATCACGTCGGTGGCGGCCATGCAGCAGGTCGAGCGCGGCACGCTCGAACTCGATGCGCCGATCTCGGCTGTGCTGCCGCAACTGAGCAACCCGCTGATCCTGACCGGCTTCGACGGGGCGGGCGTTCCGCGACTGCGTCCGGCCACGCGGCAGATCACGCTGCGCCACCTGCTGACGCACACCTCCGGCTTCACCTACGAGAACTGGAACGCCGATCTCGCGCGCTACACGGCCTATGCCGGACTGCCGCAGATGATCGCCTGCCGCGACGAGGCGCTCGCCAAACCGCTCGTCTTCGAGCCGGGCGAGCGCTGGGAGTACAGCATCGGCATCGACTGGGCCGGCAAGGCGGTGGAGGCGGTCAGCGGGCAACGGCTGGAGGAGTATTTCGCCGAGAACATCTTCGGGCCGCTCGGGATGACCGACACCAACTTCATCCTGCGCCCGGACCAGCGCGAACGGCGGGTCAGCATGCATCGGCGGACCGGCGACACGTCATTCGAGGTCTTCGCCTTCGAGATCCCGCAGCAGCCGGCGCTGTACATGGGCGGCGGCGGCCTCTACTCAGTCGGTCGCGACTACCTGACCTTCCTGCGGATGCTCATGCACGGCGGCTCGCTGAACGGCGCGCAGGTGCTGAAGCCCGAGACGGTGGCCGAGATCAACCGCAACCAGATCGGCGAGCTGCGCGTCCGTCCGATGATCTCCGCCAATCCGCGCGCGTCCAACGACGCCGAGTTCTTCCCCGGACTGCCGAAGACCTGGGGACTGGCGTATCTCCGCAACGAGGAGCCGACACCGACCGGCCGAAGCGCCGGCAGCCTGGCCTGGGCTGGCATCTCGAACACCTACTACTGGCTCGACCCGACCACACGGGTGGCGGGCGTCCTGCTCACGCAGATCCAGCCGTTCGCCGACCCGCTCGTGCTCGAGCTGTTCGGGCGGTTCGAGCGGGCGGTGTACGGCCTGGAAGCCTGA
- a CDS encoding thymidine phosphorylase: MPELLDRKRWGGRLTRDELEQLVGGYVRGSVPDYQVAAWLMAVCCQGMDRQELADLTALMAGSGRQLDLSGIGRPVVDKHSTGGVGDKLSLIVAPLVAALGVGVAKLSGRGLGFTGGTLDKLESFSGLIVEIDPERFMQQIGSVGAAIAGQSPDLAPADGKLYALRDVTGTVGSIPLIASSVMSKKLAGGAPAIVLDVKQGRGAFMTDLDGARQLAAEMMTIGRLADRRVTAFVTDMDRPLGRCVGNALEVREAIEVLGGQPSDGRLVELATTVAGEMLLLGGAVASAEEGRRRAEAGLSDGVGLAKLAEIVEAQRGDAAPVGDPNLLPAAPVILDVVAPHAGFIADLEPMAVALTANRLGAGRARKGDPVDHAVGLEVLRTTGDAVEAGEVLARVHARTEGAGAEAVATVLAAYRLGDEAPALRPIVLDRISTEG; this comes from the coding sequence ATTCCCGAGTTGTTGGATCGCAAGCGGTGGGGCGGCCGGCTGACCCGCGACGAGCTGGAGCAGCTGGTTGGCGGGTACGTGCGTGGCTCCGTGCCAGATTACCAGGTGGCGGCCTGGCTGATGGCGGTCTGCTGCCAGGGGATGGACCGCCAGGAGCTTGCCGACCTGACGGCGCTGATGGCCGGTTCAGGCCGACAGCTCGACCTGAGCGGCATCGGGCGGCCGGTCGTGGACAAGCACAGCACCGGCGGCGTTGGCGACAAGCTCTCGCTGATCGTGGCGCCGCTGGTCGCCGCGCTCGGCGTGGGCGTTGCCAAGCTCTCGGGGCGTGGCCTCGGGTTCACCGGCGGCACGCTCGACAAGCTGGAATCGTTCAGCGGGCTGATCGTCGAGATCGACCCCGAGCGGTTCATGCAACAGATCGGCAGCGTCGGGGCGGCCATCGCCGGCCAGTCGCCAGACCTCGCGCCGGCCGATGGCAAGCTGTACGCCCTGCGCGACGTCACCGGGACGGTCGGCAGCATCCCGCTGATCGCCAGCAGCGTCATGAGCAAGAAGCTGGCGGGCGGCGCGCCGGCCATCGTGCTGGACGTCAAGCAGGGGCGCGGGGCGTTCATGACCGACCTGGACGGCGCACGCCAGCTTGCCGCCGAGATGATGACCATCGGGCGGCTGGCCGACCGCCGGGTGACCGCGTTCGTGACCGACATGGACCGACCGCTCGGGCGGTGCGTGGGCAACGCGCTGGAGGTCCGCGAGGCGATTGAGGTGCTCGGCGGCCAGCCGTCAGACGGGCGACTCGTGGAGCTGGCGACGACGGTGGCCGGCGAGATGCTGCTGCTGGGCGGGGCCGTTGCCAGCGCGGAGGAAGGCCGCAGGCGGGCCGAGGCGGGCCTGAGCGACGGCGTTGGGCTGGCGAAGCTGGCCGAGATCGTGGAAGCTCAGCGTGGGGATGCCGCACCCGTAGGCGATCCGAACCTCCTGCCCGCCGCGCCGGTCATACTCGACGTCGTCGCGCCGCACGCGGGCTTCATCGCCGACCTGGAGCCGATGGCCGTCGCCCTGACGGCGAATCGGCTGGGGGCCGGCCGCGCCAGGAAGGGTGACCCGGTCGATCACGCGGTCGGTCTGGAGGTGCTGCGAACGACCGGCGACGCGGTCGAGGCAGGCGAGGTGCTGGCGCGCGTGCACGCGCGCACCGAGGGGGCTGGCGCGGAAGCGGTCGCCACTGTCCTGGCCGCCTACCGCCTGGGCGACGAGGCCCCGGCGCTCCGTCCCATCGTACTGGACCGCATCTCGACAGAAGGCTGA